The genomic stretch GACGAGATTGGCGGCGGCCGCGATCAGCACGGCAAAGGCGGCCGTTTCAACAGGCAGGGCGTTGCCGGCCATGTGTGCGGTGGAAAGCGTGATCGCATCGAGATCGGGAATGCCGGAGACGAGCGCGATGACGGTTATGCTTCCCGGTCCGAGGAAGCGCACCAGCACCCTGGCGATGAAACCGACAGCCCCCAGCAGCGCGCCGAAGCGCAGCACCGCGCCGAGCTCGAACGGATTGGAAAGCTCGATCCCGGCCTTGGCGTCAACCGCGCGGTTGCGCCCGATCAGGATCAGGCTCGCCGCGACAAAGACCAGAAGGCCCGGCGCGAGCGCCGCAGCGAGCGGCACGATCAGCGCCGGGGCAACGGCCGAGCCGATGATGAAACAGCGCACCAGCGACAGCCCGCCGGCAATCGAGGCAGCGCCCGCCAATTGCCGAGAAAGCGCGGGCTCGGCGGTGGAGATATGGGCAAAGGAGAGCGTCGTCGCCGTCGACGAGACGATCCCGCCGGTGGCGCCCGCAAACAGGATGCCGCGCTCGGGCCCAGCGACCCGCATCGCCACATAGCCGGCATAGGAAAGCGCGGCGATCATGATCGTCATCAGCCAGACGGTGAAGGGATTGAAGCCGCCCCAGGGATCGATCGCCCGGTTTGGCAGGAGCGGCAGGGCAACGAAGCTCATGGTGAGAAGCACCAGCGCCGATCGCAGTTCCACCCAGGTCATGGTTTTGAGGAAACCGTGGAGGCTGTGGCGCGCGGCCAGAAGAACGGTCGTGACCACGCCGCCAGCGGCGGCCAGGCGCATATCGCCCGTCGCCGAGACGACGCCGAGCGCGAACACCACAAGCGCCGCGATCACGCCGGTGACGGAAAAGTCATTGCGCGGCGTGGCGGCGCGATAGGAGAAAACGATAAAGGCCGCCATCAGACCGATGCCGAGCGCTGCCGGCACGACCGGACCGGAAACCGCGCCGAGATAGCCGGCAAGCCCGCCGAGCAGGCCAACCAGCGCAAAGGTGCGGATGCCGGCGGCGCGTTCGCCATCGGCCATCTCGCGCTCCTGCCAGCCGCGCTCGATCCCCACCAGAAGCCCGATCGCGAGCGACAGACCGACACGCTGAAACGCTTCCATCATATCCATGCGCGAGCCTCCTTCGGTTCCGGCAAACCCAGCCGCCGAAGGCAGACCTTAGCGCTCACGGATAAAACCTGAAATAGCAATTATCGGGACAGACACCGCCAGGCCGGGATCACACGCCGGTCGAGCCGAACCCGCCGGCCCCGCGCACGGTCTCGGTCAGGTCGTCCACCACCGTCACCGGCATCTGCGTCACCGGCGCGATGATGACCTGGGCGATGCGCATGCCGCGCTCGATGGCGAAATCCTCGGTTCCGAGATTGACGAGCAGCACCTTCACCTCGCCGCGATAGTCGCTGTCGATCGTGCCGGGCGTATTGA from Martelella sp. AD-3 encodes the following:
- a CDS encoding MgtC/SapB family protein, with product MDMMEAFQRVGLSLAIGLLVGIERGWQEREMADGERAAGIRTFALVGLLGGLAGYLGAVSGPVVPAALGIGLMAAFIVFSYRAATPRNDFSVTGVIAALVVFALGVVSATGDMRLAAAGGVVTTVLLAARHSLHGFLKTMTWVELRSALVLLTMSFVALPLLPNRAIDPWGGFNPFTVWLMTIMIAALSYAGYVAMRVAGPERGILFAGATGGIVSSTATTLSFAHISTAEPALSRQLAGAASIAGGLSLVRCFIIGSAVAPALIVPLAAALAPGLLVFVAASLILIGRNRAVDAKAGIELSNPFELGAVLRFGALLGAVGFIARVLVRFLGPGSITVIALVSGIPDLDAITLSTAHMAGNALPVETAAFAVLIAAAANLVTKVVLALGSGTRAYGRILGLVTLAVMAVGGAGFWLFVAFAG